In Rutidosis leptorrhynchoides isolate AG116_Rl617_1_P2 chromosome 2, CSIRO_AGI_Rlap_v1, whole genome shotgun sequence, one genomic interval encodes:
- the LOC139888350 gene encoding large ribosomal subunit protein eL38z/eL38y-like, whose product MDCTDYSGTVSVRDGIGTAQFVDKPIVSIDTIQLYIFTKIRVYCLSSAAVNSSTSKMPKQIHEIKDFLLTARRKDARSVKIKRSKDAVKFKVRCSKYLYTLCVFDKEKADKLKQSLPPGLSVQDL is encoded by the exons ATGGATTGTACCGATTATAGCGGTACGGTATCGGTTCGGGACGGTATCGGTACA gcccaattcgTTGACAAGCCCATAGTCTCCATCGACACTATCCAGCTTTATATCTTCacaaaaattagggtttattgTCTATCTTCTGCTGCCGTAAACTCCTCTACCTCAAAAATG CCGAAACAAATTCACGAGATTAAGGATTTTCTTTTGACGGCAAGAAGGAAGGATGCACGCTCTGTGAAGATCAAAAGAAGCAAGGATGCAGTAAAGTTCAAGGTTCGTTGCTCAAAGTACCTCTACACTTTGTGTGTATTTGACAAGGAAAAGGCTGATAAGTTGAAGCAATCTCTTCCTCCAG GTTTGAGTGTGCAAGACCTTTAA